TCAGCTTGTCTAAAACAGTATTCAGGTCCACGGCTTGACCGTTCTCAGTCAACGCCCTCACTGTTCCTCTCACCTGGTCTCTTGGGAACCCCATGCTACTCACTTTGTCGATCACATCGTCCACTGGGACATTACTTCCGGATCTTGGAGAACCGGAGCCTCCGCCGCCACTTCCACCGCTGCTGATAGCTGTAGCCATTGGTAAAGCTTGTGGAAGTGGGCGAGCCATAGGGATTTGCGGATAACCAGATCCTCCTCCTCCTCCTCCTCCACTCTGATGAGACGGTTTCATGGTCTGGGTGTTTCCAAACTGTGAAGAGGGTGGCGTGGTGTACGGGTAAGTTTCAGGAGAGTATCCGGAAGGGAAGCCTGAGCTGGATCTACCGCCTGGTCCATCGTACATTGATGGTGGGGTTGGAGGATTATTGTAGTACTGTTGAGATGTGGCGGGAGCAGGAGGTGGTTGTTGACGAGGAGGGTTTGACGAGTAAGGGTAAGGTGGCTCCTCCGGGTTGTAGCCTGAAGACGGTTGTTGAAGCTGAGGAGGTGGCTGTTGAGGGTACTGTGGCTGTTGAGGAGGTGGCTGGTAAGGTGGTTGATGGAGTGACTGGGTTTGAGGAGGTGGAGGAGGTTGGTAAGGAGGATTGTTCACTGGTGGCGGCTGGGACTGACCACCACCAGGAGGGGAGAAATAAGACTCCTGTTGGGGAGGGAACTGGCTTGGAAGCTGAGGCAGTTGTGATGAAGGTGCCTGGAGACTGTGCTGCTGGATAAATTGTTGTGGTGGGAGGCCCTGCTGAGTAAGAGATGGTGGAGCTGCAGCGGAAGCTGGTGGCTGAGGCAGTGCTGCGGGAGGTTGAGCAGTGTGTTCAACGTGTGTAGAGTGCTTATCGGAACGTTGGTCTACCTTTGGTACTTGAAGCTTTGAGAGCTGAAGCTGCGCTTCAAGTATCTCTTGTTTGTCCTTCAACAACTGCACACCACTTTGCACCTGAATGCAAAATATACGAACATTGGGTATAACAACCAGTAACTTCCACGACAGGCAAAAGTTTGGATATGTCTAAATTCAAATTAATCTACTACATTTAGGTTTCCTTTAAGTTTACCTCTAACATGATGTTTTCAAGCTGTCTCATTTTCCCATCAGTGTTCCCATGACTGTTCCCAACAGAAACTTTCACATCATCAACCAGATTCTCCAGATTCCTAGTCCTACTCTCCAGTTGCGTTAGACGTGCACTAACACCTTCCATTACATTCATCAAGTCATCAGCATGTTTCTTCATCACCCGATCAATCTCAGATAATATCGCCGTCTCAGGGTTAGTTCGTTCCTTCTCAGCAAACAACTTCGAAGGCTCAATAGAGTCAACAGAACCATAACTCTGCTAAATACATCAACCAACACCATACATAAAAATCAGGTAGTATTCTACAAAACCTTATACTGTATTAAACAATTAAAACAATTAAATAACCACACAGTGTTGAACCAATCCTAACCTTTATAACTGATTCCATTAAAGCCAAACATAGTAATTGTAATAAAACAGACAATAGGAATCTTACTCTTGCGGATGATTTAACGGGATAAAAATCAGACGCCGTAAAACCCCTAGCCGCCGTGGAATTGACGGATCCGGCGAGATCTAAAGCGGAGTGAGACAATCCGACGGTGGCGTTAGGTCGAATAGGCTGAAAATCGTAGCTGGGGACGATCGCTTCCTTCTTCGAAACTAAATCGTTAGTATCGTCGACACGCGATCTCTGATGATCGCCGTCGTTCGAGATATTGTCGTTCATCAGATCCATTATCTGTTTATCCGAGAACCGCGTCGTATTCATCTGATCGAAAGATGGGATTTTACTTTAGTATTGTATATATGGGTTTTTGATTTTATATGATTTTTCTAACTTCCTTCTGGGGAAATAAAATATATATCATGGGTCCATTTGATAACTCGAGCAATATTATGCACTGTGAAAACTGCTAAAGCCCATTGGGCTTGAAATTTTTAATAAACCTATGACAACTTTACTTTGGAGTTTGTACCGACACTAGTTTCAAACAAAACTCGATGTAGGACATAAGACTAGCCCTCGGCATTCAAATTTCTGTCGGTTCCGATTCTGTTATTTCGATTTTTCGGTTATATGGTTCGGTTCCAGTTCAGTTCGTTCGATTTTCACGGTTCTAAAGTTTTAGGATCTGTTAGGATATTTAAAAAGTTCCTTTCGATTTCAGTTCGAGTAACAAAATTAGAAACGACTTATATCCGAAATAATTTCCGATCCATTTGGTTCGGTTTTTTCAATTAATTCGAATTAAAAAGTTAAAAAGTTCATTTCTGGATTAATATCAGATGTTTTTGGGCTTTCAAGCTCCTAAAATAGTATAAGAACAATATTTAGGTTCACCTCTATGGTGAATGGTTAAATTCACCACATTTTTCATAACCAACCAAAATGCTACGTAAGAATAGTTTAAAAGCAATAAAAATTAAAAATTAAATAGCTGGAAAAAAAACAACAAGGACATTAATTAGCGCCATCTGCAAAATTCTAAATTCTAAAAACCTAAACTCTAAAACCATAAACCCTAAATCTAAAACACTAAACCATAAACCCCAATCCTAAAATCTAAACCCTAAACCCAAACTCTACACAATAAACCCTAAATCCTAAAATCTAAACCCTAAAGCCTAAACCCTAAACTCTAAACCCTAAACTCTAAATCCTAAAATCTAAACCCTAAATTCTAAACCCTAAACCCAAAACTTTAAATCTTAAACTCAAACCCTAAATCATAAACCCTAAATCCTAAACCCTAACCCCAAAATTTTAAATCTTAAACTCAAACCCTAGATCATAAACCCTAAACCCAAACCTCTAAACCGCAAACCTTAATCTTATTAACTAGCAGATGGGTTTACGGTTTAGAGGTTTGGGTTTAGGGTTTAGGATTCAGAGTTTAGAGTTTAGGATTTGAAGTTTTGGGTTTAGAGTTTAGGATTTTAGTTTAGGGTTTAGGATTTAGGATTTAGGATTTATGGTTTAGATTTTAGGATTTGGTTTTATAGTTTTGGGTTTATGGTTTAGATTTTAGGATTTAATGTTTATTGTTTAGAGTTTGGGTTTAAGGTTTAAGATTTAGGGTTTAGATTTTAGGATTGAGATTTATGGTTTAGTGTTTCAGATTTAGGATTTATGGTTTTAGAGTTTAAGTTTTTAGACGGTGTTAATTAATGTCGGTGTTATTTTTTTCCAACTATTTTATTTTTATTTTTATTTTTATTGCATTTTTTAACTAATCTTACCTGGTATTTTGATTGGTTATGAAGAGTACGGTAAATTTAACCATTCACCACAGGGGTGAACCATTCACCGCAGGGGTTACGAAGAGTCTGGTAAATATAATACAACGCACCGGAACAGTCTACAACAGGTAATCAAGTGGACAACTCAATCTCTAAACTTGAATACAACATTTTATCAATTCGATATGTATAAACTCAGCTATTACATGTATAAACCACACCTCATCTTCTTCAGCCTGACCACAACATGCATAAACTCAGCTATTACATATATATATACACACACTTGACAAGTTTATTACACATTTGTTTAGTTGAAACGCATATAATTGCGGGAATCAACAAACGGGACGTAGTCTACCACTAATCACCACCTTATCGTCGTCCTCTTCCTCGTCACCAAGTAGCCGCTGGGAACAATCATCGGATGCGGAAGACGAAGAAGGACCACAAAAGATTCCACCCCATCGTGGAAAGTAAATAAGCGTGACCGAAAGAGACGCGACGAAAGTCATTAACCCCATAAGTGAAATGCTTCTTTGCTTTCTAACATTATCGCCGGAAAACAACAAAACCTGTGTCACCACCGCTCCTACAGTGCCACCACTTCCCGTCATTCCCGCAACCACTCCTAGCGATCTGTAACCGGAAATTTATAAAAATAAATCAATTACTTAAAAAATAAAATCTGAATAGTAACACTCCTAACCTTTTGGAGACGAAGGGGACGACGCCAAAGATGAGACCAGAAGCAGCTTGGACGAATACAGAGAAGACCCACATGACGGCGATAGATCCCCAGAGCGAGTTGACTCGTCCGAGTAACAAACACAGCAACCCAGCCACCGACTGCACTATCCACAGCCCCCAGAGCCTCCCTCTCATCCCGTACCTTTTCCCCAGCACGTCCGAAACCATCCCTCCCGCCGGCCGCGACGCGACGTTCGATATAGCAAAACTCGCCGCGATCGTTCCCGCCGCCTCAAGATTCACGCCGAACCGCTCGTAGAAGTACCCGGCGATCATGTTGTCCGTCGTGAGCTCGACGCCGAACGAGTAACCGTACAACAAAGCTAGAATCCACGCTCTGTAGTCTCCGAGTCCGTCGAGAAGGATTCGGACAAAACTTGAATGCTCTTCTTCCACCGGAGTTCTGTCTTTGTTTCGGTTTGAGGCTTTTCTGTTACTGTCGGGCGTGTCTTGACCGTAGAGGAGAACGAGAACGGCGGTGATCACCTGGAAAACCGCGGGAAACACGAACGACACGCGCCAAGAGACATCGCGTGGGAGGAACTCAGCGATGGTTGTGTAGAGTATAGGCATAAGGAGCTGAGAGACACCAGCGCCGACGTTAGCCCAACCGGCGGAGACGCCGTTGGCGAGACCAACGACGTTACCGGAGAACATGGAGGACATCCAGTACTGATTAGCGACGAAGTTAGCCAGGGAAAAGCCGACGAAGAAGCGGACGAGGACGAAGGAAGTGGGAGAGGAGACGAGCGCGGTGGAGAGGATGGCGGGAGCGGTGAGGAGAGAGAGGATCGCCGAGGAGGTGCGCGGGCCGATGAGATCGCAGAGCGGGCCCATGGCGAGGCGGGAGAAGATGGAGCCGGCGAAGGAGGCGGTTCCGGCGGCGGATACGGCGGAGGCGGAGAGGCCGAGGTCGGAGGAGATGACGGGGATTAAAGGAGGGATGGAGAAGGTGGAGAAGAAGCAGGAGAAGAGTGAGAGCCACGCTAGGTGAAAGGCCCGTGAGTGGGGGGAGGAGAGAGAGAACGGTCGGAACACGGTGGCTCGCCCGCTGGAATCAACAGGGACTGTGGCATTCTGAAACGACGGCGTTTCGGTGTTACGTTGAGATGGTGGCTCCATGACAGTCAATACCTCGCTATCTCCATGACCGCCCCCGATAGTCATTATATTCAACAAATATCGTGTTGATAGTGTGGCTAGAATTAATCTATCTTACAAACATCAATATCTTCAATTAAAAACATGATATATGTGTGTCGAAAAAAACATGATATACAAACCGAAAAAACAACTGAAATGCGTTATTACTATCTTTAGTGTTGTTCTAAGCTCCTTACCTTGATATTTGTACTTTTGTATTTTTGCATAAATGGCACAAGGAAGACGACACGTTACGCATCTATCTTAACTTCATAAGTTATCAAACGTTATCAAACCATACATCGAATCTAATCAATTCTGATTCCAGGACTCGAGTTGGTTTAGTCCGGTTATGAAAACCCCTTTTAATTTATACTTACTACTCAGCATGCAAGAACAGATAAAATGTACAGTTTACGCTATAATTAATTACACTAAAACCTTTGTGAAGCCAATGAATCTCTTTACCAAGAACTGCTCACCACAAACAGCAAAAGATTATCTCTTGATTCCATCAATAGAATTGATTCCAAGTGGATCCCCCGGTTAAAAGGAAACTTATATAGAGAATAAAGTTTACCACCAAACTTCCTTTCATCAACCAAAGCCATCACAGGGATTCCTTTAGAAGTAAAACTTGTACTATCTCTTGTGTTTTCATAATGGCCAGCATTATTTTTGTATTGTTGGCAGAGATGGTCAGACAAGAGTAGAGTCAGTACACTCATTGAGCAGTGACTGGAGATTGGAGGCTACTGCATCGATGAACTCTTTTAGATACTTTGTGAATTTATTACGATGTTACTGTTTTTAAAAGGCAATTGTTGTGATTTTAGTTGTTATACAGATTTTGAAAATTTTAAATTTGGTAAGGACATAACCAAAACTATTTATCAGAAGATAAACAGAAGCTTCTAACACAACAGATAACATATAATCCGTAATTCTTAATCAGAATCACATATTTAAATAGATTTCCTTTTTGCCAACTAAAAAGAAAAGGAAAAAGAATAGATCTTGTAACAAACAAAAGAAATATATTTAGAAACGCGTTTCCTTTTCTAGAAGATGTAATGCAAAGCCTATAAATATATATCTCAACTTCCCCTTGCTCTCTTCTAATCTCAGACTTTCACAAGCCCTACACAAATAGACTCTTCGAAATATAAGTTCCTTCGTTCTCTGTATTCTTGCATCTATTAGGTTAAGAAGATGTGTCCGTTGAGGTTCGTATTGGTGTTCTTCTCAGTAGTACTCGCTGGGTATTTCGCTTGGAAGACGGTGGATTCTTCTCTAGAGCTTAACTCAGAAGGCTCACCGGTGGAAGCCAAGGAGAAAGATGATAAACAAGGACTCGGTTTCAAGAGGAAGATGTATAATGGATTCTGGATGTTTGTTGATATGGCTAGCGGAAGGTACCTTTGGAGAAATTTCAAGGCGATATGAAGTCAATGAACAAGATAGAAAGCTAACGCTTGTTTGGCCTTTTGATGTACAAAGTAAAATAATAATAACTCTTTTTTTTTTCGTATCCCATAAGTTTTGTAATATAACTAGTTGAATTTGAAAACAAAAGCAAAACCGAAGAACAATTCTTTGTAATTTCTATATCCTCAATTTCTATATACTCAATCTTATTATCTTAACACACTCTTCAACTTTTCAGTATTATCCAAATATTTTTTTTTTCTGCCTGGAAGGATCCTAAAATCAAATGCTAGGACTAGAAACATGTTGTTTATTGTATACACTAAGGTTAATTATGTTCTCTAGTCTACCTAAGTTTCAACCAATCTTATACAGGTTTTTTGCTTGTGATGTTGGGTTTTGCAGAAATAAGAACGTTCGAGGTGCTTCTCAGAACATACGAAGTGAAGGAAGTGAAAGTAGATACTGGCACTATGAGTAGTGAATGAGAGCCATAAGAGCATGATTAAGGGAAGGTTCTTAGACCATGATCAATGGAAAATTTTTGGGATGGGGTTCTTAGCGTAATATAAGAACCCGTCTCTTAACTTTTAACTAAAAAAGCTAAGAACCGGTTCTTAAATCTCTTATTTAAGAGCTGGTTCTTAGTTTTTTTAGTTGAAAGTTAAAAGACGGGTTTTTATATTCCGTTAAGAACCTCACCGTAAGGGCATGATTAACCTCGGTCTCTTAGACGTGGTTCTTAACGCATGATTTGATACTTTTTTTTTTACACTTTTTGGCTAAGAGACGGTTCTAATATCTCTTATTTAATTGACGGTTCTTAGCTTTTCTTAGTTAAAATCTAAGAAAAATTAAGAACAGTCTTTTAACCGAAACTAAGAACCTCAGTTAAGAGACTGAATGTATTTCTTAGTCTAAAAGGTTGGATATTTAATTTAATCTACGTTATCATGTGTTAGATACTATTGGATTTATTATGATGTTACTATTTTAAAAAAGAAAACAATTGTTGTTATACGATGAAAATTCAAAATTTGGTTGTGACAAAACAAAAACTTTTTTTTGAAACACTTTTTTTTGAAACACTACAAAAACAAAAACTATTTATTAAAATATGTGGCTAGAAAAAAAACTATTTGTTAAAAGATAAGCAGAAACTTCTAATACGACAGATAACATATAAACCGTAATTATTAATCAGAAGAACATATTTAAATAGATTTCGTATTTTGCCAACTAGAAAAGATACTGTAAAAAGGAAAATAATAGATTTCCAACATATAAATGAAATATATTTAGAAACGCGTTTCCTTTTCTAGAATATGTAGTGCAAGACCTATAAATATATATCAACTTCTCTTTGCTTTCTTCTATTCTCAAGACTCTTCGAAATATAAAGTTCCTTCTTTCTCTTTTTCTTATTCTTGTGCCCATCAGGTAAAGAATATGTGTCCGTTGAGGTTCGTATTAGT
This genomic interval from Brassica oleracea var. oleracea cultivar TO1000 chromosome C2, BOL, whole genome shotgun sequence contains the following:
- the LOC106327588 gene encoding actin cytoskeleton-regulatory complex protein PAN1 isoform X2 — its product is MNTTRFSDKQIMDLMNDNISNDGDHQRSRVDDTNDLVSKKEAIVPSYDFQPIRPNATVGLSHSALDLAGSVNSTAARGFTASDFYPVKSSARSYGSVDSIEPSKLFAEKERTNPETAILSEIDRVMKKHADDLMNVMEGVSARLTQLESRTRNLENLVDDVKVSVGNSHGNTDGKMRQLENIMLEVQSGVQLLKDKQEILEAQLQLSKLQVPKVDQRSDKHSTHVEHTAQPPAALPQPPASAAAPPSLTQQGLPPQQFIQQHSLQAPSSQLPQLPSQFPPQQESYFSPPGGGQSQPPPVNNPPYQPPPPPQTQSLHQPPYQPPPQQPQYPQQPPPQLQQPSSGYNPEEPPYPYSSNPPRQQPPPAPATSQQYYNNPPTPPSMYDGPGGRSSSGFPSGYSPETYPYTTPPSSQFGNTQTMKPSHQSGGGGGGGSGYPQIPMARPLPQALPMATAISSGGSGGGGSGSPRSGSNVPVDDVIDKVSSMGFPRDQVRGTVRALTENGQAVDLNTVLDKLMNGGVMQQQQQQQPPRGWFGGR
- the LOC106327588 gene encoding basic salivary proline-rich protein 2 isoform X1; amino-acid sequence: MNTTRFSDKQIMDLMNDNISNDGDHQRSRVDDTNDLVSKKEAIVPSYDFQPIRPNATVGLSHSALDLAGSVNSTAARGFTASDFYPVKSSARQSYGSVDSIEPSKLFAEKERTNPETAILSEIDRVMKKHADDLMNVMEGVSARLTQLESRTRNLENLVDDVKVSVGNSHGNTDGKMRQLENIMLEVQSGVQLLKDKQEILEAQLQLSKLQVPKVDQRSDKHSTHVEHTAQPPAALPQPPASAAAPPSLTQQGLPPQQFIQQHSLQAPSSQLPQLPSQFPPQQESYFSPPGGGQSQPPPVNNPPYQPPPPPQTQSLHQPPYQPPPQQPQYPQQPPPQLQQPSSGYNPEEPPYPYSSNPPRQQPPPAPATSQQYYNNPPTPPSMYDGPGGRSSSGFPSGYSPETYPYTTPPSSQFGNTQTMKPSHQSGGGGGGGSGYPQIPMARPLPQALPMATAISSGGSGGGGSGSPRSGSNVPVDDVIDKVSSMGFPRDQVRGTVRALTENGQAVDLNTVLDKLMNGGVMQQQQQQQPPRGWFGGR
- the LOC106322527 gene encoding high affinity nitrate transporter 2.7; its protein translation is MTIGGGHGDSEVLTVMEPPSQRNTETPSFQNATVPVDSSGRATVFRPFSLSSPHSRAFHLAWLSLFSCFFSTFSIPPLIPVISSDLGLSASAVSAAGTASFAGSIFSRLAMGPLCDLIGPRTSSAILSLLTAPAILSTALVSSPTSFVLVRFFVGFSLANFVANQYWMSSMFSGNVVGLANGVSAGWANVGAGVSQLLMPILYTTIAEFLPRDVSWRVSFVFPAVFQVITAVLVLLYGQDTPDSNRKASNRNKDRTPVEEEHSSFVRILLDGLGDYRAWILALLYGYSFGVELTTDNMIAGYFYERFGVNLEAAGTIAASFAISNVASRPAGGMVSDVLGKRYGMRGRLWGLWIVQSVAGLLCLLLGRVNSLWGSIAVMWVFSVFVQAASGLIFGVVPFVSKRSLGVVAGMTGSGGTVGAVVTQVLLFSGDNVRKQRSISLMGLMTFVASLSVTLIYFPRWGGIFCGPSSSSASDDCSQRLLGDEEEDDDKVVISGRLRPVC
- the LOC106326664 gene encoding uncharacterized protein LOC106326664, producing the protein MCPLRFVLVFFSVVLAGYFAWKTVDSSLELNSEGSPVEAKEKDDKQGLGFKRKMYNGFWMFVDMASGRYLWRNFKAI